Within Coregonus clupeaformis isolate EN_2021a chromosome 20, ASM2061545v1, whole genome shotgun sequence, the genomic segment caagctgtttaaaaaaatcgcaatatcaaatcatttctgggtaacaattaaagggataatccaccccCAGAAATACAAATCATGAAACTCCTTtcaatttggtgaaagcctatGTTCTATCATTGGGTAAAATACACATTTTCCACATGatttatctttttaagtggtccATCTCGGAAATCAGGAAATCGTAGGAATGCGTCATAGGTAGTACATGGTTCTCCTTACTGGAAAAAAATCAGCCAATATATGGTATGGGCATATGTGTCTAGAACACATCCATCCATTTATATCATAATGACAAATTATATATTTTACTTAGACGTGCTCAATCTAAACAGTGTACCAAATTATTCAACTCAGTACCATCTCGCAATGTGCCTGTATGTCTGTGGGAAACGTGGGAAATGGCCGTTGTTGCCATAGCAACGTCCTCTGCACTTGCTCTGTGCCATTCTTATTATACTTCGGTGCTCTGAGCAGAGAGAACTGCAAGTTGGAACTCAGATGCTGAAATTGACTGgtgttattgtgtgtagctacgtttgctagctagctacctagccagcccagagagagcattgcattgtgggttttgtagtcaatttgagctgcaacagatttcaaCAACGAGTTTCACATGTTGATACCAACCTTGTTATAATgagaaaatgaaacatttgttcaccaAAAATATTGTTTTCACATATTATTGTTATTTAAAGCTGTTAATCGTAGGAATTTGTGGTTTGGGGTGGATACCCTTTAAGTACCTGTTTTCAATAAAAATGGTCAAAAAGGAACACAAATATATTCTTAGCAAAGAAcagtttctcaagcaagaattttgctaggactgtctgggagtctgagtggggaggggaaaacggaaaactagctgttattggcagagaggtttggaactattTTTCTTATGGGTCTATTAactaactttttttatttttattttttaatttaactaggcaagtgagttaagaacaaattattatttacaatgacgttctacaccggccaaaccctgacgacgctgggccaattgtgctctgccttatgggactcccaatcacggccggttgtgatacagcctggaatcgaaccaggaggtctgtagtgacgcctcaagcacctagatttacattttacactttagtcatttagcagacgctcttatccagagcgatttacagttagtgagtgcatacatttttcatactgagatgcagtgccttagactgctgcgcctggctgaaatttcaggtgatcttttcaaacagctctcacactaaaagggcattatcataattttcatttcacagtattattccaaccccatagtgtggatatagatatatatatcaGGAAAATCGCGTTttggactgcactgggcctttaatgtaTTTTacattaatatgccatttagcagacgcttttatccaaagcgacttacagtcatgagtgcatacatttatttgtgtatgggtggtcccggggatcgaacccactaccttggcgttacaagcgccgtgctctaccagctgagctacagaggactacatgGACTGTATGTTTTTCAGATGTGCACAAGGGGGCAGTCTTGTTTTAAGATTGTTGGTGTGCTCAATGTATTTTACTGCTCCTATATTATCAACATAGCCTACTGCAAAATGCAGTAAGCATCTACCAGAAATAATGTGATTGCCTCACTGTTGAAGGGACAACTTGATCAAAGCACCTCTTCTCAGTTTGCTCATATTGATATTCACAAATAAATGTGTTCAATAACATAAACTCTATTTATTTAATCCCATGATCCATAATGTAATATTTAAAACAGCTACAGCACAGAACAGGACTTGAAAGCATTGTTTGACAGATGGAAATTCAGAGGCTTcaacacagatagaacaatgaggtTATAATAACAATCTTTGGCCTACTGCATGTAGGCACACAGACATGAACCAGCACTGGTAAATCAATCAGAAAGCATCATAAACACATTCAGATTCTGCAGTATCATAATCTTGCTTCTAGGGACCTGGGTGGTCAAATGAACAAACTGTAGATGTTTCTGATCAGTGccttatttacatttaagtcatttagcagacgctcttatccagagcgacttacagtttagtcacattattattatactttttttaaaatctatttttttttataccccctgtgggaatcgaacccacaaccctggcgttgcaaacgccatgctctatcaactgagctacatccctgatcAATTATTCATGGTGTTGTTGATCCAGTCCAGGTAGTCAGGGATGCGTGTGTAGATGTAGAGATTGTCTATAGAGCTGGACACCACCCCATAGGCCACACCGTTACAGACCAATGGACTACCGGAGTCTCCCTGGAAATAACACATGTAGACCACAATATTGAACAAATGAACAGGCACATTTCCCTTGGAATGATTCATGCCATCCACCAAGGTGAAATTAttgttttctttctttcctccCATGTTCTTTCCCCTGCAAAATTACATACTTTCAGACGCCACTTACCCGAGCAGGTCCATTTAGTCCTGATGAGCAGACCGCATGGTTGTCAGAGCATACTTGACTCGCAACCAGTGTCACGTTGAGGTCCAGTAGCACAGGGGAGCCTTGGTTTACTCCCCTGATATTGTAGCCCCAGCCTGACACCAGACAGTCCTTGGGTATCTCCTCATCTTCTGTCTGCGGGAGACCAATGGGTCTCACACGGTCGGTGAAAAGCACTTTCTCTTCCAGCTGGGAGGCAGAAAGAGCGGGGTTCTCAAATGTTACAATTTACACCCTTGGAGATTCTATAGCCTACCTGGTGGTTAATAGTGgtaaactaataataataatttgttgtGACATGTTTGATACAAAGCAATTGCATACTTAGACATTGTAGTCACGTCAACGTGCATGCACAATTtcacataaaaacaatatgcgtaACATTAGGTCCTAGCTAGGGGATTTACCTTGAGTAGCATGATATCATTATCATGTTCTTCATTATCATAATATGGATGTGGAAATGCCTGTTTCACAAACATTTCCTGAGCGCTTTCCTGTTGCACGTTGTGGACTCCCAGCTTGACCTTAATGGATCTGTAacatatacacacagagacacaatgcAATAGAATATACTGTGGTCTTACACATATCTGCAGCAGGTAGTAGTGGGTTAATCACAGAGGCTGattgaaaacataatgttaatCTCTATGTAATGTCAACCTACAGTATATCCTTGCCCTCCCCTTTATTCAGCATGTGCCTTGACATTTAAATAGTCTGCAATACATCTTAATGGTGCATGATCCAGTTTATTGGTAGGTTTTTCATACTGCACCTCTTATCTCAGCGTTTGGCTATTGGAGCCCTTAGCTCTGGGCTAAGCTGTGTTTCACATTTAAATCCTCCAAAGGGGACATTAGAAATACATGATGTAAAAATGTGTAAATGCAAAGTTAGGAAGAGCTATGTGAAACATGGGGTAGCGTAGGATAGCCCTAGTTTAAAAATAGTAAAGATATTCAGGTGTGAAAAACCTAGAGACATTGAAATGGTAGCCTATTAAAATGTCCTTTTAATAGGTGGGATTGCAAGAAAAATGCAATTGAAAAAGCAGTGTTTGACTAGCAATACTTTTGCAATTGCTCTGGCTGAATTCTAATTCCCTGCATATAAGGTAGTAAGGAGGAAGGAGAAACAGTTACATGATTTATAGGGCAGACAATGGCTTATATCTCCCCATATATTTGCCCCTGGTTTTCTCTCACTAGATAAGCAGACATTACTGACCTCCCATTGCAGTGGGCAGCAGTCATCACAAAGTCCTCTCTCACTAGAAAGCCATCACAGTTTTTGGGCTTCAGTTTGTTGGTGATAGTCCTGTTCAGGAGCACCATGTAGGGTCTGCTGTGCGGCACGGCCTCCTTGCCCCCATAAATGCCCCCTGCGTGCACTGTGACAGCACCAACAATCAGGACCCACAATATCTAACGCCAGATGTGCATTTTTCTTCTTACCCTCATAAAGGTTATGTAATACCGGATTTACACCCCCCTCCGTAtgtattttgacagtgaagctaacatttaaaatttggctctatactccagcattttttatttgagatcaaatgtttaatatgagaatgtcatctttTTATTCAAGGGTATTTTCacacatatctgttttaccatttagaagTTTGCATTGGTAGTAGTAGACTATAAAAGTACATCAAGACCCTGaatcaataaatacatttacagtCTAGGTATTTGCTTTCTTTACCTTCACTGTAGATGATGAGCATTAGGACCAGAGTACCCAGGTTCAGTGGAATGCCCATAGTGAATGGAGTTCAGTTGAGCAATTGATGTGGTTGGAGAATTATGAGGAATGTCATTCAGTCTCTTACTACACTCCAGCTTTAAATAGGCCTTGGGGGAGAGAGACCAGGAACTAATCATCTATGCATATATTATGAGTGATTGACACTGAGAGTGATGAATGATTGAGCTTAAACCCTTTCCTGTTGTGTGAGTGTCATTTTTCCTGTTGTGTGCATCTTTCATTTGAGGTTGGTTGTGCATGTAGCCTACTGCCTCTGAACCACTACAAGCAAGACAGAAATACTTGTAATGGTgaaactatagctaggctagttgttatggggcggcaggtagcttagtggttaagagcgttgtgccagtaaccgaaaggtcgctggttctaatccccgagccgattaggtgaaattctgtccatgtgcccttgagcaaggcacttaaccctaattgctcctgtaagtcgctctggataagagcgtctgcttaatgaccaatttttttttttttatttttttttttatggactaTAGGGGTCTTTCGGAGCATCATGGGACTGAAAGGAAAGAACACAGACAAATTGATTATTTTTTAGAGCCATTTTATGCTGTAACGAGAGAAGACCCTTGTGGGTGACATTGAACAAATATCCTATGATGATGATTTATGTTTTGATAGGTTTATATGATGTGAAAAGCCACTTCTAGTGTGTGACCCAAGGCTGACTTGTAATTGAGTCTACTGGTGCATCATTTAGCATAACAGCCTGTGATCCAAATACATCCGTCATAATTTACCATTCAATGTCTCTGAGGTAAAAGCAGCAGACAGCCTTGAAGATTCCCATTCCCTGTTCAAAGTCATGGCTCTTATAAGAGCCTCTTTGTCTGCCATCGGGCTCCAGAGGTAACGTTATTTCAACGTAACCCCAGTCAAAAGAGAGCATATCGAAATAGGATTTGTTTGATATTAGGGTTACTTGTACTTGTACTTGTAAGTGCTTTGTGATCTGAGACATTTGTCTGGTATGAAGAAGG encodes:
- the LOC121533561 gene encoding mast cell protease 1A-like, encoding MGIPLNLGTLVLMLIIYSEVHAGGIYGGKEAVPHSRPYMVLLNRTITNKLKPKNCDGFLVREDFVMTAAHCNGRSIKVKLGVHNVQQESAQEMFVKQAFPHPYYDNEEHDNDIMLLKLEEKVLFTDRVRPIGLPQTEDEEIPKDCLVSGWGYNIRGVNQGSPVLLDLNVTLVASQVCSDNHAVCSSGLNGPARGDSGSPLVCNGVAYGVVSSSIDNLYIYTRIPDYLDWINNTMNN